The following proteins are co-located in the Calliphora vicina chromosome 2, idCalVici1.1, whole genome shotgun sequence genome:
- the Cpr23B gene encoding putative uncharacterized protein DDB_G0282133 has protein sequence MAFKFVSIFCLIALASAGDYEYNKPSTNNQASASYDTKPSDNNHDNLKQLVAPTPVQHDNPDQDSYIETQQNDNSYHQEENSNDNRFYDENISSYDSSNDNSYNPSASQSYQAATSSSYNNDQNGYNYNPVVYYPPAKYDYSYSVNDPTTGDIKSHSESRDGYYVRGAYSLVDPDGYKRTVTYTADNVNGFNAVVKREPYVVQYPVPVAKYQSSGAVESVEKSNIPASSQDKDSYSSPPAQDGKGPYA, from the exons ATGGCTTTTAAG TTTGTGTCAATCTTTTGTTTGATCGCCTTGGCTTCAGCTGGTGATTATGAATACAATAAACCCTCTACCAATAACCAGGCCTCTGCCAGTTACGACACAAAGCCCAGTGATAACAACCATGATAACCTTAAACAGTTAGTGGCTCCAACTCCGGTTCAACACGACAACCCAGATCAAGATTCTTAtattgaaacacaacaaaacgaTAATTCATATCATCAAGAAGAAAACAGCAATGACAACAGATTTTATGACGAAAACATTTCTTCATATGACTCTTCTAATGATAATTCATACAATCCATCTGCTTCGCAGTCTTATCAAGCAGCGACCTCTTCCAGTTACAATAATGACCAAAATGGTTATAACTACAATCCAGTTGTCTATTATCCTCCTGCCAAATATGACTATAGCTACAGTGTAAATGATCCCACTACTGGTGACATCAAATCTCATAGTGAATCTCGTGATGGTTATTATGTTCGTGGTGCCTATAGCTTAGTTGATCCAGATGGTTACAAGCGTACCGTTACCTATACTGCTGATAATGTTAATGGCTTTAATGCTGTCGTCAAACGTGAACCCTATGTTGTTCAGTACCCTGTGCCCGTTGCCAAATATCAGTCGTCTGGTGCTGTTGAAAGTGTAGAGAAGTCTAATATACCTGCTTCCTCTCAGGATAAGGACAGTTATTCAAGTCCCCCAGCTCAAGATGGTAAAGGGCCGTATGCCTAA